A stretch of the Streptomyces ortus genome encodes the following:
- a CDS encoding TrkA C-terminal domain-containing protein has protein sequence MARVNDEANAWLFDGSWGVDAAVPAAMPLVSLIEEATGATNTVALLRLSRAGVNVIETSITPASRAVGAPLADVEVPPGTVVAAVVRDGTPVAPAADLLLAAGDEILVVSHAATEVEVHAAFR, from the coding sequence GTGGCCCGGGTCAACGACGAGGCGAACGCCTGGCTGTTCGACGGCAGTTGGGGGGTCGACGCCGCGGTACCCGCCGCCATGCCGCTGGTCTCCCTGATCGAGGAGGCCACGGGAGCCACGAACACCGTCGCCCTGCTGCGGCTGAGCAGAGCCGGGGTGAACGTGATCGAGACGAGCATCACGCCTGCCTCGCGTGCCGTCGGCGCCCCGCTGGCGGACGTCGAGGTCCCGCCGGGCACGGTCGTCGCGGCGGTCGTCCGCGACGGCACCCCCGTCGCACCGGCCGCCGATCTGCTCCTCGCGGCGGGGGACGAGATCCTGGTGGTCTCGCACGCCGCCACGGAGGTCGAGGTCCACGCGGCGTTCCGATAG
- a CDS encoding sensor histidine kinase: MIREPRSGVRLPGIRLSGGLGPLGRRLFAAFAVVALASVALLTAAALVGTDRGLSSAHQADRERTAARVAAVAADAYRRSGGWSTADLSRARSVATGAGAVLTVRDANDEVATKGSGAGPEGEHGMSGSGHGQHGRGVGAGPDASAPVVVDGRAVGSVRLVFSAGSGSTGRSVAWGWIAVAAAGALALALAVSWFVTRRLTAPVVRVASTARALATGDRGARARIDAPGELGDLTRAFDAMADDVDHAEQARHRLAADVAHELRTPLASLQAGLEELRDGYADPSAGRLASLHDQALRLGRIVGDLGELAEAESARLSLRPAELDLTALAEAAVAERGAELRTAGLTVRTVPGPAPLSVRADADRLHQALGNLLSNAARHCRPGDTVTVTTSATPAEAVVEVADTGPGIPADELPHVFDRLWRGARAGAGGGSGIGLAVVKELVTAHGGTVTAGSGPSGGTRMTLRLPRTTPYGAGPVPGSGPRVTSRANTPGGI; encoded by the coding sequence GTGATCCGTGAGCCGCGCTCCGGTGTACGACTCCCCGGTATACGGCTCTCCGGTGGGCTCGGCCCGCTCGGGCGCCGCTTGTTCGCGGCGTTCGCCGTCGTGGCACTGGCGTCCGTGGCCCTGCTGACGGCCGCGGCCCTCGTGGGAACCGACCGCGGGCTCAGCAGCGCCCACCAGGCGGACCGGGAGCGCACGGCCGCCCGGGTGGCCGCGGTCGCCGCCGACGCCTACCGGAGGTCCGGAGGCTGGTCCACGGCCGACCTGTCGAGGGCACGCTCCGTCGCCACCGGCGCCGGAGCGGTGCTCACGGTGCGCGACGCGAATGACGAGGTGGCGACCAAGGGCTCCGGCGCCGGCCCGGAGGGCGAGCACGGCATGTCCGGTTCGGGCCACGGGCAGCACGGGCGAGGGGTCGGCGCGGGGCCCGATGCGAGCGCTCCGGTGGTGGTCGACGGCCGCGCGGTCGGCTCCGTGCGTCTCGTCTTCTCGGCGGGCTCCGGGTCGACGGGCCGGTCCGTCGCCTGGGGCTGGATCGCCGTGGCCGCCGCCGGGGCGCTGGCGCTAGCCCTGGCCGTGAGCTGGTTCGTCACCCGGCGTCTGACGGCCCCCGTGGTGCGGGTCGCGTCGACCGCGCGGGCGCTGGCCACCGGAGACCGCGGGGCGCGGGCCCGGATCGACGCCCCCGGCGAACTGGGCGACCTCACCCGCGCCTTCGACGCCATGGCGGACGACGTCGACCATGCCGAACAGGCCCGTCACCGGCTCGCCGCGGACGTCGCCCACGAACTGCGTACGCCGCTGGCCTCGTTGCAGGCGGGGCTTGAGGAACTGCGCGACGGCTACGCCGACCCGTCGGCCGGACGCCTGGCCTCCCTCCACGACCAGGCTCTGCGGCTCGGCCGCATCGTCGGTGACCTCGGGGAACTCGCGGAGGCCGAGTCGGCCCGGCTGTCCCTGCGCCCGGCCGAGCTGGATCTGACGGCCCTGGCCGAGGCCGCCGTGGCCGAACGGGGGGCCGAGCTGCGTACCGCCGGGCTGACCGTGCGCACCGTGCCCGGCCCCGCTCCCCTGTCGGTCCGGGCCGACGCCGACCGTCTGCACCAGGCGCTCGGCAACCTGCTGAGCAACGCCGCCCGCCACTGCCGCCCCGGCGACACCGTCACCGTCACCACCTCCGCCACGCCCGCCGAAGCCGTCGTGGAGGTGGCCGACACCGGGCCCGGTATCCCCGCCGACGAGCTGCCGCACGTCTTCGACCGCCTGTGGCGCGGCGCACGTGCCGGCGCCGGTGGTGGCAGCGGCATCGGCCTCGCCGTGGTCAAGGAGCTGGTCACCGCCCACGGCGGCACGGTCACCGCGGGCTCCGGACCGAGCGGCGGAACGCGGATGACGCTCCGGCTGCCCAGGACCACCCCGTACGGGGCAGGGCCCGTACCGGGCAGCGGGCCACGAGTTACCTCACGGGCAAATACCCCTGGGGGTATTTGA
- a CDS encoding NAD(P)/FAD-dependent oxidoreductase: MAATPSPADSPVSGRHRVAVIGGGSAGISVAARLRRAGVGDITLIEPSDTHWYQPLWTLVGGGQAPLAATRRPEGSVVPDGVRWIRRAALAVDPETRTVTLSGGVPLAYEYLVMAPGLRLDWGSVPGLAEAVGHDRVSSNYAPEYAPRTWELIKSMRSGTAVFTHPATPLKCGGAPQKIAYLAADHWRRRKVLDDIRIVLVIPDPTMFKVPAWSRVLEKVAARYGIEVRLRSEMTAVDGDAREVTITDHTNGTKEIIGYDLLHAVPPQSAPDWVQAGPLADPASPQGFVAADKYTLQHPSYAEAFALGDVANLPTSKTGAAIRKQAPVVAGNLLDVMNGRSPSHRYDGYTSCPLVTARDRMLLAEFDYDLNPTPTFPLLDPFKERRTGWVFKRYGLPPLYWHGMLTGRL; the protein is encoded by the coding sequence TTGGCCGCCACCCCTTCCCCCGCCGACTCCCCGGTCTCCGGCCGTCACCGCGTCGCCGTCATCGGCGGCGGCAGCGCCGGCATCAGCGTCGCCGCCCGCCTGCGCCGCGCCGGCGTCGGCGACATCACCCTGATCGAACCGTCCGACACGCACTGGTACCAGCCGCTGTGGACCCTGGTCGGCGGCGGCCAGGCACCCCTGGCCGCCACTCGGCGCCCCGAAGGATCGGTGGTCCCGGACGGTGTGCGCTGGATCCGCCGCGCTGCCCTGGCCGTGGATCCGGAGACCCGCACGGTGACCCTGTCCGGGGGTGTCCCCCTCGCTTACGAGTACCTGGTCATGGCACCCGGGCTGCGACTCGACTGGGGCAGCGTGCCGGGCCTGGCCGAGGCCGTCGGGCACGACCGGGTGAGCAGCAACTACGCGCCCGAGTACGCGCCGCGCACCTGGGAGCTGATCAAGTCGATGCGGTCGGGTACGGCCGTCTTCACCCACCCGGCGACCCCGCTGAAGTGCGGCGGCGCCCCGCAGAAGATCGCCTACCTGGCCGCCGACCACTGGCGAAGGCGGAAGGTCCTCGACGACATCCGGATCGTCCTAGTCATCCCCGATCCGACGATGTTCAAGGTGCCCGCCTGGTCGCGGGTGCTGGAGAAGGTGGCGGCCCGGTACGGCATCGAGGTGCGGCTGCGCTCCGAGATGACCGCCGTCGACGGCGACGCCCGCGAGGTCACGATCACCGACCACACGAACGGCACGAAGGAAATCATCGGCTACGACCTCCTGCACGCCGTGCCTCCGCAGAGCGCGCCCGACTGGGTCCAGGCGGGCCCGCTCGCCGACCCGGCCAGCCCTCAAGGGTTCGTCGCCGCCGACAAGTACACCCTGCAACACCCGTCCTATGCCGAGGCCTTCGCACTCGGGGACGTGGCGAACCTGCCGACCTCCAAGACAGGCGCAGCCATACGCAAGCAGGCCCCGGTCGTGGCCGGCAATCTGCTCGACGTCATGAACGGCCGTTCCCCCTCGCACCGGTACGACGGCTACACGTCCTGTCCGCTGGTGACGGCCCGCGACCGGATGCTGCTCGCCGAGTTCGACTACGACCTCAACCCCACGCCCACCTTCCCGCTGCTGGATCCGTTCAAGGAGCGGCGCACGGGGTGGGTGTTCAAGCGGTACGGGCTGCCGCCGCTCTACTGGCACGGCATGCTCACCGGCCGCCTCTGA
- a CDS encoding universal stress protein, which translates to MREPVSGHRAPGQVVRGAGDIVVGVDGSAASTAALRWAALQARALRAEVTVVHAWEPTVRGLAPYAPVSARPTAEEERLRAAQVLAATVRDVFGQRIDTCVRAVLVEGPPAPVLLRYARGALLLALGRGAHGELGLSPVGAVGRECLRHAVVPVVAVPAATRTPAMSPPAGAPMAVPSGRGAAWPRPPRATSRTPARTPCAD; encoded by the coding sequence ATGAGGGAACCCGTGTCCGGACACCGCGCCCCCGGACAGGTTGTGCGCGGTGCAGGCGACATCGTGGTGGGCGTCGACGGGTCCGCGGCGTCCACGGCAGCGCTGCGCTGGGCCGCGCTGCAGGCCAGGGCCCTGCGGGCCGAGGTGACCGTGGTGCACGCCTGGGAACCGACCGTACGCGGACTCGCGCCCTACGCACCGGTGTCCGCGCGTCCGACGGCCGAGGAGGAACGGCTGCGGGCCGCGCAGGTGCTCGCCGCCACCGTGCGCGACGTCTTCGGTCAGCGGATCGACACCTGCGTGCGGGCGGTCCTGGTCGAAGGGCCGCCCGCGCCGGTGCTGCTGCGCTACGCGCGCGGGGCCCTGCTGCTCGCCCTGGGGCGCGGGGCGCACGGAGAGCTCGGCCTGTCTCCGGTCGGTGCCGTCGGCCGCGAGTGCCTGCGCCACGCGGTGGTCCCCGTCGTCGCGGTGCCCGCCGCCACGCGGACGCCGGCGATGTCCCCGCCGGCAGGCGCACCCATGGCCGTGCCCTCCGGTCGCGGAGCCGCGTGGCCACGCCCGCCGCGTGCCACCAGCCGTACACCCGCGCGCACCCCCTGCGCGGACTGA
- a CDS encoding stealth family protein gives MSTVPARGKHPVRRPRAPAAPVMRSGPGNPEASWPVRLYRNALSVRLRRLLVAHTTPEARTRVKHWFARMPSGHRALGLVRFMWWTRAHSRLVTGPERRAALVRDVPKVILVRSDVSPLHARNANAAAVRAALDAAGLDHFAVRGHSNTSAVIALDTRDRAAALHALERACRERPGYVGAPDGTRRGRHLTRPGFHHRTWRRFAGADVFRITWYRGDPDGQLVFGPKYGCDVEFWAADEEAGELLAPRPNRTAAQVPRDGPRVRVSDSLFTALAPADRPLPPVRTRREFTRPGPWDVRFPVDAVYTWVDGSDPRWRRRRAACAGQPYHEEADNAARYISRDELRYSLRSLAQYAPWVRTIHLITDDQVPSWLDPEVRGIRVVSHQDIFADPGLLPTFNSHAIESQLHHVPGLSEHFLYFNDDVFLGRTVVPQDFFLANGLTKFFPSSVLIPPGAPSVRDVPVAVAGKNNRALIEATFSTVVSQKMKHAPHPLLRSVLYEMEERFPVEHRATASHRFRSVDDVSFVSSLHHYYAFHTARAVPARIRYAYLDVSHPALATRLAALLARRDRQVFCLNDTVSREQEPVARQALVTAFMQAYFPLPGPWELDRARHRS, from the coding sequence ATGAGCACCGTCCCGGCACGTGGAAAGCACCCCGTCCGCCGACCACGGGCACCGGCCGCGCCGGTGATGCGGTCCGGCCCGGGCAATCCCGAGGCGTCCTGGCCGGTGCGCCTCTACCGGAACGCCCTGTCCGTGCGACTCCGGCGACTCCTGGTGGCACACACCACTCCCGAGGCCCGTACTCGCGTGAAGCACTGGTTCGCCAGGATGCCGTCCGGCCACCGGGCGCTCGGTCTCGTGCGCTTCATGTGGTGGACGCGAGCGCACTCCCGTCTGGTCACAGGGCCGGAGCGGAGGGCGGCGCTGGTACGGGACGTACCGAAGGTGATTCTCGTACGCTCCGACGTCTCGCCCCTCCACGCGCGCAACGCCAACGCGGCGGCCGTCCGCGCGGCCCTCGACGCGGCGGGCCTCGACCACTTCGCCGTCCGCGGACACAGCAACACGTCCGCCGTCATCGCCCTCGACACCCGCGACCGTGCCGCCGCCCTGCACGCCCTGGAGCGCGCCTGCCGCGAACGGCCCGGGTACGTCGGCGCCCCCGACGGCACCCGGCGGGGACGCCACCTCACCCGCCCCGGGTTCCACCACCGCACCTGGCGACGGTTCGCGGGCGCCGACGTGTTCCGTATCACCTGGTACCGCGGCGATCCGGACGGGCAGCTGGTGTTCGGGCCGAAGTACGGCTGCGACGTCGAGTTCTGGGCGGCGGACGAGGAGGCGGGTGAGCTGCTGGCACCCCGCCCGAACCGCACCGCCGCACAGGTGCCGCGCGACGGCCCCCGGGTCCGCGTCTCCGACTCCCTGTTCACCGCGCTGGCCCCGGCCGACCGGCCCCTGCCACCGGTGCGCACCCGCCGGGAGTTCACCCGTCCCGGCCCCTGGGACGTACGGTTCCCCGTCGACGCCGTGTACACCTGGGTCGACGGGAGCGATCCCCGGTGGCGGCGGCGCCGGGCGGCCTGCGCCGGACAGCCCTACCATGAGGAGGCCGACAACGCGGCGCGGTACATCAGCCGTGACGAACTGCGCTATTCACTGCGCTCGCTCGCCCAGTACGCGCCCTGGGTGCGCACCATCCACCTGATCACCGACGACCAGGTCCCGTCCTGGCTCGACCCAGAGGTCCGCGGCATCCGCGTCGTCAGCCACCAGGACATCTTCGCCGACCCCGGTCTGCTGCCGACGTTCAACTCGCACGCCATCGAGAGCCAACTGCACCACGTCCCGGGCCTGTCCGAACACTTCCTCTACTTCAACGACGACGTGTTCCTGGGCCGGACGGTCGTCCCCCAGGACTTCTTCCTCGCCAACGGCCTGACCAAGTTCTTCCCTTCGTCGGTGCTCATCCCGCCCGGCGCGCCGAGCGTGCGGGACGTACCCGTCGCGGTCGCCGGCAAGAACAACCGCGCACTGATCGAGGCCACCTTCTCCACGGTCGTCAGCCAGAAGATGAAGCACGCCCCGCACCCGCTGCTGCGCAGTGTGCTGTACGAGATGGAGGAGAGGTTCCCGGTGGAGCACCGGGCCACCGCCTCCCACCGTTTCCGCAGCGTCGACGACGTCTCCTTCGTCTCCTCGCTGCACCACTACTACGCCTTCCACACCGCCCGCGCCGTGCCCGCCCGCATCCGCTACGCCTACCTCGACGTGTCCCACCCCGCCCTCGCCACGCGCCTCGCCGCTCTGCTCGCCAGGCGCGACAGGCAGGTGTTCTGCCTCAACGACACGGTCTCCCGCGAACAGGAACCCGTGGCCCGGCAGGCCCTGGTCACCGCCTTCATGCAGGCGTACTTCCCACTTCCCGGCCCCTGGGAGCTCGATCGTGCACGGCACCGGTCATGA
- a CDS encoding ferritin-like domain-containing protein gives MKRNIRIAAAVVAGALAIGGVLAVGPVTAGTDGDTRTTSRSMLMDARHQGRHHGGDMHGLRRHDGTCNAGAPARQGTLTAAQKTTLAGTAEEEKLAHDLYTAFAERYDLRVFGRIAAAETRHLTAVRTLLDRYDVTDPTAGNPAGEFTDPAVQATYDRLLKQGEDSLSGALKAGRTVETDDIAALEKALSGLTAPDARQMYTNVLAASERHLMAFEHWIADE, from the coding sequence ATGAAGCGCAACATCAGGATCGCGGCGGCGGTCGTCGCGGGTGCCCTCGCCATCGGCGGAGTGCTGGCAGTCGGCCCGGTGACCGCGGGCACGGACGGGGACACGCGGACCACGTCGCGGAGCATGCTGATGGACGCCCGGCACCAGGGGCGCCACCACGGCGGGGACATGCACGGCTTGCGGCGGCACGACGGAACCTGCAACGCGGGCGCCCCGGCCCGGCAGGGGACCCTGACGGCCGCGCAGAAGACCACGCTGGCGGGGACGGCCGAGGAGGAGAAGCTCGCGCACGACCTCTACACGGCGTTCGCCGAACGCTACGACCTGCGTGTCTTCGGGCGGATCGCGGCGGCCGAGACCCGGCACCTGACCGCCGTGCGTACCCTGCTGGACCGCTACGACGTCACCGACCCGACCGCCGGCAACCCGGCCGGCGAGTTCACCGACCCGGCCGTCCAGGCCACGTACGACCGGCTGCTGAAGCAGGGCGAGGACAGCCTGTCCGGAGCGTTGAAGGCGGGCCGCACGGTCGAGACCGACGACATCGCCGCACTGGAAAAGGCGCTGTCCGGACTCACCGCCCCGGACGCGCGCCAGATGTACACCAACGTGCTCGCCGCCTCCGAGCGGCATCTGATGGCCTTCGAGCACTGGATCGCGGACGAGTAG
- a CDS encoding MBL fold metallo-hydrolase, translating to MFFAQYYLDCLSQASYLIADESTGKAVVVDPRRDVSEYLTDAAAHGFTIEAVINTHFHADFLAGHLELADRTGAWIGYGRRAEAEYPIRKLADGEHITLGDVQLRILETPGHTPESISILVHEHANDAVPYGVLTGDALFIGDVGRPDLLASIGVTADELGKMLYDTVQHKLMGLPDAVRVFPAHGAGSACGKNLSTRRQSTIGEQRATNYACRPMSEDAFVSLVTEGQPSAPAYFVYDAILNRKEHGLFDAATAPRPLSVEEFLQRRAAGAVVLDARSPQDFGPGYLRGSVNVPADGRFAEQAGMVVAPEHEVVVIAPQDREEEIVTRLARIGFDRVGGYLREPEGAFPALADEMEQASRLTADELRSLLDGDEPPLLLDVRNTAEREEGFIEGSLHIPLAELTRRSEELPAGRPLVVHCAGGHRSSVAASLLRHQGRTDVSDLLGGYGAWLALPASADA from the coding sequence ATGTTCTTCGCCCAGTACTACCTCGACTGCCTCTCCCAGGCGTCCTACCTGATCGCCGACGAGAGCACCGGCAAGGCCGTCGTCGTCGACCCGCGGCGCGACGTCTCCGAGTACCTCACCGACGCCGCCGCCCACGGTTTCACCATCGAGGCCGTCATCAACACCCACTTCCACGCCGACTTCCTCGCCGGCCACCTCGAACTCGCCGACCGCACCGGCGCCTGGATCGGTTACGGACGGCGCGCCGAGGCGGAGTACCCCATTCGCAAGCTCGCCGACGGTGAACACATCACCCTCGGGGACGTCCAGTTGCGCATCCTCGAAACGCCGGGTCACACCCCGGAGTCGATCAGCATCCTGGTCCACGAGCACGCGAACGACGCCGTCCCGTACGGCGTGCTGACCGGTGACGCGCTGTTCATCGGCGACGTCGGCCGCCCCGACCTGCTCGCCTCCATCGGCGTCACCGCCGACGAACTCGGCAAGATGCTCTACGACACCGTCCAGCACAAGCTGATGGGCCTCCCGGACGCCGTCCGCGTCTTCCCCGCCCACGGCGCCGGCTCCGCCTGCGGCAAGAACCTCTCCACCCGGCGCCAGTCCACCATCGGCGAGCAGCGCGCCACCAACTACGCCTGCCGGCCCATGAGCGAGGACGCGTTCGTGTCACTGGTGACCGAGGGCCAGCCGTCCGCGCCCGCCTACTTCGTCTACGACGCCATCCTCAACCGTAAGGAGCACGGCCTGTTCGACGCCGCCACCGCACCCCGCCCGCTGTCCGTCGAGGAGTTCCTGCAGCGGCGCGCGGCCGGAGCGGTCGTGCTCGATGCCCGCTCTCCGCAGGACTTCGGTCCCGGGTATCTGCGCGGCTCCGTCAACGTGCCCGCCGACGGCCGGTTCGCCGAGCAGGCGGGCATGGTCGTCGCGCCCGAGCACGAGGTCGTCGTCATCGCCCCGCAGGACCGCGAGGAGGAGATCGTCACCCGGCTCGCGCGGATCGGCTTCGACAGGGTCGGCGGCTACCTGCGCGAACCCGAGGGCGCTTTCCCGGCCCTGGCCGACGAGATGGAGCAGGCCAGCCGCCTGACCGCCGACGAGCTTCGCTCACTGCTGGACGGCGACGAACCACCGTTGCTGCTGGACGTGCGCAACACCGCCGAACGCGAGGAGGGCTTCATCGAGGGCTCCCTGCACATCCCGCTGGCCGAACTCACCCGCCGCAGCGAGGAGCTCCCGGCCGGCCGGCCCCTGGTCGTGCACTGCGCGGGCGGTCACCGCTCGTCCGTCGCCGCCAGCCTGCTGCGCCACCAGGGCCGTACCGACGTCTCCGACCTCCTCGGCGGCTACGGCGCGTGGCTCGCCCTGCCCGCATCCGCCGACGCCTGA
- a CDS encoding TusE/DsrC/DsvC family sulfur relay protein — MPTTTYDNTGVPIDDEGFFTDPARWTEPMAEQIAKEAGIDALTDRHWIVIRFMRDQYAAKGTGPTVRVLGKVSGVSVKELYQLFPKGPAKTAAKIAGIPKPRGCI, encoded by the coding sequence ATGCCCACCACCACCTACGACAACACCGGCGTCCCCATCGACGACGAGGGGTTCTTCACCGACCCGGCCCGCTGGACCGAGCCGATGGCGGAGCAGATCGCCAAGGAGGCCGGTATCGACGCGCTGACCGACCGGCACTGGATCGTGATCCGCTTCATGCGCGACCAGTACGCGGCCAAGGGCACCGGTCCGACCGTGCGTGTTCTCGGCAAGGTCTCCGGCGTCAGCGTGAAGGAGCTCTACCAGCTCTTCCCCAAGGGTCCGGCGAAGACCGCCGCGAAGATCGCCGGTATCCCCAAGCCCCGCGGGTGCATCTGA
- a CDS encoding response regulator transcription factor, which yields MAATVLVVEDEKEIRELLRRYLERAGYGVLTTGSGAEAVRLLGEHGIDLTLLDLGLPDVDGDEVLREARAHGRVPVVVLTARSTVEDRIHGLRLGADDYVTKPFSPTEVVLRVGAVLQRVGGTATGAAPVPSSYGEGRLRIDEARHEAVLDGCYLELTPTEWGLLTALASVPGRVFSRYELVNRVRGYEFAGYERTIDSHVKNLRHKLGADGPGLVETVLSVGYRLGLARDP from the coding sequence ATGGCCGCCACCGTGCTCGTCGTCGAGGACGAGAAGGAGATCCGCGAGCTGCTGCGCCGCTACCTGGAGCGCGCGGGCTACGGGGTGCTGACGACCGGCTCGGGCGCCGAGGCCGTGCGGCTGCTCGGCGAGCATGGGATCGATCTGACGCTACTGGATCTCGGGCTGCCGGACGTGGACGGGGACGAAGTACTGCGCGAGGCCCGCGCACACGGGCGGGTGCCCGTGGTGGTGCTGACCGCCCGCAGCACCGTCGAGGACCGCATCCACGGGCTGCGGCTGGGCGCCGACGACTACGTGACCAAGCCGTTCAGCCCGACCGAGGTGGTGCTGCGCGTGGGTGCGGTGCTGCAGCGCGTCGGGGGTACGGCGACGGGGGCGGCGCCCGTCCCGTCGTCGTACGGTGAAGGCCGCCTGCGGATCGACGAGGCACGGCACGAGGCGGTGCTGGACGGCTGTTACCTGGAGTTGACGCCCACCGAGTGGGGTCTGCTGACGGCGCTCGCGTCGGTGCCAGGCCGGGTGTTCTCGCGGTACGAGCTCGTCAACCGGGTGCGCGGCTACGAGTTCGCCGGATACGAGCGGACGATCGACTCGCATGTGAAGAACCTGCGGCACAAGCTCGGGGCCGACGGCCCCGGGCTCGTGGAAACGGTGCTGAGTGTGGGCTACCGGCTGGGGTTGGCCCGTGATCCGTGA
- a CDS encoding DsrE/DsrF/DrsH-like family protein: MADTATIEKVSVIVSKGSLEGIYPALIMANGARAEGIEAELFFTFFGLDAITKKRWEHIKLATVGNPGLHLPTLLGGVPGVPGLVTRQMEHKMDKLDIPPIPEFIEMIADTGAGIYACKASVDLFELAKEDLVEQVQGIITVGEFYQHAAGGQIIYT, encoded by the coding sequence ATGGCCGACACCGCCACGATCGAGAAGGTTTCCGTCATCGTCTCCAAGGGCTCCCTGGAAGGGATCTACCCCGCGCTGATCATGGCCAACGGCGCCCGCGCCGAGGGCATCGAGGCCGAGTTGTTCTTCACCTTCTTCGGCCTGGACGCGATCACGAAGAAGCGCTGGGAACACATCAAGCTGGCCACCGTCGGCAACCCCGGACTGCACCTGCCGACCCTGCTCGGCGGCGTGCCCGGCGTTCCGGGCCTGGTCACCCGCCAGATGGAGCACAAGATGGACAAGCTCGACATCCCTCCGATCCCCGAGTTCATCGAGATGATCGCCGACACCGGCGCCGGGATCTACGCCTGCAAGGCGTCCGTCGACCTCTTCGAACTCGCCAAGGAAGACCTCGTCGAACAGGTCCAGGGCATCATCACGGTCGGCGAGTTCTACCAGCACGCGGCCGGCGGCCAGATCATCTACACCTGA